One region of Rhodothermales bacterium genomic DNA includes:
- a CDS encoding CRTAC1 family protein: MTWYFRAAGWAVLAGFASLAGGCAEEALPLVSTRTAPIVSPAMAPPTAEMTRELGRLFEASIAAPSRYYYLNSERAAEVLREMDGAPADRQSLLRQAYAIEQLYAGNTPSAIDLFEALLREEGGEAGNLSARHRKLLDFLAISGLRLGEQQNCIGNHAAEACIMPLQGGGIHTLQEGARSAIGWYETLLGTYQNDYRSRWLLNVAYMTLGRYPAGVPEPWRIPGLEPTPGPIPAFKNVAPQLGLDERRLAGSVAIEDFNEDGLLDLFVTAHRLGDSVILYLNDGDGGFVDATDAAGIAGLSGGLNVVHADYNNDGHADILILRGAWLGVSGAQPNSLLRGRGDGTFEDVTREAGLLSYHPTQAAAWADFNNDGWLDLYIGNELSNRWLSVWQQSTDTPADKANPSELYLNNGDGTFTDVAPRLGLDVSLFVKGVAWGDVNNDGLPDLYLSVLAGPNRLYINRGGTTMDDWRFEEVAGKAGVHEPFFSFPVWFWDFDNDGWEDLCVGNSDLRRLDDAAADLAREFLGLPALAEMPRLYRNNGDETFTDITAPAGMEHVLYAMGGNFGDLNNDGFEDAYFGTGAPDYRSLVPNRMFMNVDGRRVREVTFESGFGHLQKGHGIAFGDLDRDGDQDIYAVMGGAYEGDVFQDALFENPGVADAPAWIVVQLAGHTANRAAIGARLRFVVTRRNGERREIHRIVSTGGSFGSSSLQVEVGLGDAERLDRLEVVWPNAGRSTDVFEQIPLNGYYRVEEGGAMTPLTAPPVPFRKSEPAGHTH, from the coding sequence ATGACCTGGTATTTTCGGGCGGCTGGATGGGCGGTTCTCGCGGGGTTTGCGAGTCTCGCCGGTGGATGTGCGGAGGAAGCCCTGCCGCTCGTTTCGACGCGCACCGCCCCGATCGTCTCGCCGGCCATGGCGCCGCCGACCGCGGAGATGACGCGCGAACTCGGCCGGCTCTTCGAGGCATCCATCGCCGCGCCCTCCCGCTACTACTATCTGAACAGTGAACGCGCCGCCGAGGTGCTCCGGGAGATGGACGGCGCGCCGGCCGACCGGCAGAGCCTCCTCCGGCAGGCCTATGCCATCGAGCAACTCTACGCCGGCAACACCCCATCCGCCATCGACCTGTTCGAAGCGCTCCTGCGCGAGGAGGGCGGCGAAGCCGGCAACCTCTCGGCCCGGCATCGCAAACTGCTCGACTTCCTGGCCATCTCGGGGCTGCGGCTGGGCGAACAGCAGAACTGCATCGGCAACCACGCGGCCGAAGCCTGCATCATGCCGCTGCAGGGGGGCGGCATCCACACCCTCCAGGAGGGCGCGCGCAGCGCCATCGGCTGGTACGAAACCCTCCTCGGCACCTATCAGAACGACTACCGATCCCGGTGGCTGCTCAACGTGGCGTACATGACGCTCGGCCGATACCCCGCCGGCGTGCCGGAACCTTGGCGCATCCCCGGCCTGGAGCCGACGCCCGGTCCCATCCCCGCGTTCAAAAACGTCGCGCCCCAGCTCGGGCTGGACGAGCGCCGGCTGGCCGGCAGCGTGGCCATCGAGGACTTCAACGAGGATGGCCTGCTCGACCTCTTCGTGACGGCCCATCGCCTGGGTGACTCCGTCATCCTCTACCTGAACGACGGCGATGGCGGCTTTGTGGATGCCACCGATGCGGCCGGCATCGCCGGGCTCAGCGGCGGACTCAACGTGGTGCATGCCGACTACAACAACGACGGCCACGCCGACATCCTGATCCTACGCGGCGCCTGGCTCGGCGTGTCCGGCGCGCAGCCGAACTCCCTCCTGCGCGGCCGGGGCGACGGGACCTTCGAGGACGTCACCCGCGAGGCCGGCCTGCTTTCGTATCACCCCACCCAGGCCGCCGCCTGGGCCGATTTCAACAACGACGGCTGGCTCGATCTCTACATCGGAAACGAACTGAGCAACCGGTGGCTTTCTGTCTGGCAACAGTCGACCGACACGCCGGCCGACAAGGCCAACCCGTCCGAACTCTACCTCAACAACGGCGACGGCACCTTCACCGATGTCGCGCCCCGGCTGGGGCTGGACGTGTCGCTCTTTGTGAAGGGCGTCGCGTGGGGCGATGTCAACAACGACGGGCTGCCGGATCTGTACCTCTCCGTCCTCGCCGGCCCGAACCGCCTCTACATCAACCGCGGCGGGACGACGATGGACGACTGGCGCTTCGAGGAGGTGGCCGGCAAGGCCGGCGTGCACGAGCCGTTCTTCAGCTTCCCCGTCTGGTTCTGGGATTTCGACAACGACGGGTGGGAGGATCTCTGCGTCGGAAATTCGGACCTCCGGCGTCTGGATGACGCCGCCGCCGACCTGGCCCGCGAATTTCTGGGCCTGCCCGCCCTCGCGGAGATGCCGAGGCTCTATCGCAACAACGGCGACGAGACCTTCACCGATATCACCGCGCCCGCCGGCATGGAGCATGTGCTCTACGCCATGGGCGGGAATTTCGGCGACCTCAACAACGACGGGTTCGAGGACGCCTACTTCGGCACCGGCGCGCCCGACTACCGCTCGCTCGTGCCGAATCGCATGTTTATGAATGTGGATGGTCGCCGCGTGCGCGAGGTGACGTTCGAGAGCGGATTCGGCCATCTGCAGAAAGGCCACGGCATCGCGTTCGGGGATCTCGACCGCGACGGCGACCAGGACATCTACGCCGTGATGGGCGGGGCCTACGAAGGAGACGTGTTTCAGGACGCGCTGTTCGAAAATCCGGGCGTGGCGGATGCGCCGGCGTGGATCGTGGTGCAGCTCGCCGGCCACACCGCCAACCGCGCCGCCATCGGCGCGCGGCTCCGGTTTGTCGTCACCCGCCGGAACGGGGAGCGGCGCGAAATCCACCGCATCGTATCGACCGGAGGCAGCTTCGGTTCGTCGAGCCTGCAGGTGGAAGTCGGGCTCGGGGATGCGGAGCGCCTCGATCGGCTCGAGGTCGTATGGCCCAACGCGGGGCGGTCGACCGACGTCTTCGAGCAGATCCCGCTGAACGGCTACTACCGGGTGGAGGAGGGCGGTGCGATGACGCCGCTCACGGCGCCGCCTGTGCCGTTCCGTAAAAGCGAGCCCGCGGGCCACACCCATTGA
- a CDS encoding CRTAC1 family protein — protein sequence MTSLRTITPFIAVAALAAACAGPSTEPSPDLFVDLFIDATREAGLDGFRHERGAAGDHWMPETYGAGVAFVDYDGDGWADVAAVGGGVWAAPAEGPAAITLYRNLGDGRFRDVTKETGLDRYRAIGFGIAGADMDNDGDLDLYLTALGPNLLLRNDDGVFVDVAAEAGVAGDAWSTAALFFDANRDGLVDLYVGQYVDWTPETDRWCTSDGVNKDYCMPHAYEGVGARFYLNAGDSRFIDRTREAGMDDNPGKTLGAAEYDLNADGWPDVVVANDTRRNLVYLNRKDGTFEEVGIRSGVAYDDNGRARAGMGLDIGVLDGTGKPSIVIGNFSEEMVGVYREVGGGIYRDLAPASGIGMASKQVLTFGVLLADVDLDADLDVLLANGHILEQVAEMQDGMTYRQPAQLFMNQGDGRFELAGADRARVLAEPLVARGAAYADYDRDGDLDVLLTENGGPLHLWRNQTDPATGADAHALRLYLAGRRSPRDALGARVVAVANGRMRQERRVRAGGSYLSQSETTLTLGLGPVDRLDTLRIHWPSGWVDTYEQLEAGRELRLTEGVREAEVLRIWATPGTPAPQERTESL from the coding sequence GTGACGTCCCTCCGCACCATAACGCCCTTTATTGCGGTCGCCGCGCTGGCGGCGGCGTGCGCCGGCCCCTCGACCGAGCCGTCCCCCGACCTCTTCGTCGACCTCTTCATCGACGCGACGCGCGAGGCCGGTCTGGACGGGTTTCGCCACGAACGCGGCGCCGCTGGCGATCACTGGATGCCCGAGACCTACGGCGCCGGCGTCGCCTTTGTCGATTACGACGGCGACGGCTGGGCCGACGTGGCGGCTGTCGGGGGCGGGGTCTGGGCGGCTCCGGCAGAGGGGCCGGCGGCCATCACCCTCTACCGGAATCTCGGGGACGGCCGGTTTCGCGACGTCACCAAGGAAACCGGGCTCGACCGGTACCGCGCCATCGGCTTCGGCATCGCCGGGGCGGACATGGACAACGACGGGGATCTCGATCTCTACCTCACCGCGCTCGGCCCGAACCTGCTGCTCCGGAACGACGACGGCGTCTTCGTCGACGTCGCCGCCGAAGCCGGCGTGGCCGGCGACGCCTGGAGCACCGCGGCCCTGTTCTTCGACGCGAACCGCGACGGACTCGTCGACCTGTACGTCGGTCAGTACGTGGACTGGACGCCGGAGACCGATCGCTGGTGCACGTCCGACGGGGTCAACAAGGACTACTGCATGCCGCACGCCTACGAGGGCGTCGGCGCCCGGTTTTACCTCAACGCCGGCGACAGCCGGTTCATCGACCGCACCCGCGAGGCGGGCATGGACGACAACCCCGGCAAGACGCTCGGCGCCGCCGAGTACGATCTCAACGCGGACGGCTGGCCGGACGTCGTCGTCGCCAACGACACGCGGCGCAATCTCGTGTACCTGAACCGGAAGGACGGCACCTTCGAGGAAGTTGGCATCCGCAGCGGCGTCGCGTACGACGACAACGGGCGCGCCCGCGCCGGCATGGGACTGGACATCGGGGTGCTGGATGGTACGGGCAAGCCGTCGATCGTGATCGGTAATTTTTCCGAGGAGATGGTGGGGGTCTACCGCGAGGTGGGAGGCGGCATCTACCGGGATCTGGCGCCGGCGTCGGGCATCGGCATGGCGTCGAAGCAGGTGCTGACGTTCGGGGTGCTGCTGGCGGACGTCGATCTCGACGCCGATCTGGATGTGCTGCTTGCCAACGGGCACATCCTGGAGCAGGTCGCCGAGATGCAGGACGGCATGACCTATCGCCAGCCGGCGCAGCTGTTTATGAATCAGGGCGACGGCCGGTTCGAGCTGGCCGGCGCCGACCGCGCCCGCGTCCTCGCCGAACCCCTCGTCGCGCGCGGCGCGGCCTACGCGGATTACGACCGCGACGGCGATCTCGACGTGCTCCTGACCGAAAACGGCGGGCCGCTCCATCTCTGGCGCAACCAGACCGATCCGGCGACGGGCGCGGACGCGCATGCGCTCAGGTTGTATCTTGCAGGCCGGCGGAGCCCGCGCGATGCGCTCGGCGCCCGGGTCGTGGCGGTGGCCAACGGACGGATGCGGCAGGAGCGCCGCGTCCGCGCCGGCGGAAGTTATCTCTCCCAATCGGAGACGACCCTGACGCTCGGGCTCGGGCCGGTCGATCGGCTCGACACCTTGCGGATTCACTGGCCCTCCGGCTGGGTGGATACCTACGAGCAGTTGGAAGCCGGCCGCGAGTTGCGCCTGACGGAAGGGGTGCGCGAGGCGGAGGTGCTGCGCATCTGGGCTACCCCGGGCACGCCGGCCCCGCAAGAACGTACGGAATCACTATGA
- a CDS encoding tetratricopeptide repeat protein, giving the protein MRRDTILLPTGLGLIVATLLMTGCSPAAPPADDPRAVPFVEAMFAAMRRGDLNGALALSDSAARYAPRNAELAVARGDLYSALRRYDAAKEAYEAAVAADSRFPGAWYQLGQNAFLQRRYREALGYYRKEQDVLGAGADPASAAAIEAQIGRTYAMLGVPDSARVSYTTALASDSTQASAHAWLSELLESEGRLPEALHHARLALQANPRELENGYRVGALLFQTGKPQEALPYLNVVAQRLPGHEGAAFNLGRALQALGREGEAKVYLDRVEQIQALQQQAVVAERAVETYPGEPQRWIDLAGLMMQMGYFDRAETALNAAQALRPRDLSLQSDLANLAFTRGDTTAALQRFQTLLRMDSTYADGWLNLGIVYAVSGDVASARKAWETALRHKPGDPDATAYLNQLKSGQ; this is encoded by the coding sequence ATGAGGCGAGACACCATCCTGTTACCCACCGGTCTGGGCCTGATCGTCGCTACCCTGCTGATGACGGGCTGTTCGCCGGCCGCGCCGCCGGCCGACGACCCGCGCGCCGTGCCGTTTGTCGAGGCGATGTTCGCGGCGATGCGACGCGGCGACCTGAATGGCGCGCTGGCCCTGTCCGATAGTGCCGCGCGGTACGCCCCGCGCAATGCGGAGCTTGCCGTCGCGCGCGGCGATCTGTACAGCGCGCTGCGCCGCTACGATGCGGCGAAGGAAGCCTACGAGGCCGCCGTCGCCGCCGACTCCCGGTTTCCCGGCGCCTGGTATCAGCTCGGGCAGAACGCCTTTCTCCAGCGCCGGTACCGCGAAGCGCTCGGGTATTACCGCAAGGAGCAGGATGTGCTGGGCGCCGGCGCCGACCCCGCCTCGGCGGCCGCCATCGAGGCGCAGATCGGTCGGACCTACGCCATGCTCGGGGTGCCGGACAGCGCGCGGGTATCCTACACCACGGCCCTGGCCTCGGACAGCACCCAGGCCTCCGCACACGCCTGGCTGAGCGAACTGCTGGAGAGCGAGGGCCGGCTTCCGGAGGCGCTGCATCATGCCCGGCTCGCCCTCCAGGCGAACCCGCGCGAACTCGAAAACGGCTACCGGGTCGGCGCCCTGCTGTTTCAGACGGGCAAGCCGCAGGAAGCCCTGCCGTACCTGAACGTCGTCGCGCAGCGGCTGCCGGGCCACGAAGGGGCGGCGTTCAACCTCGGGCGGGCGCTGCAGGCGCTCGGCCGCGAAGGGGAGGCGAAGGTGTATCTGGATCGGGTCGAGCAGATCCAGGCGCTCCAGCAGCAGGCCGTCGTCGCCGAGCGCGCCGTGGAAACCTACCCCGGGGAGCCGCAGCGATGGATCGACCTCGCCGGCCTCATGATGCAGATGGGGTATTTCGACCGCGCCGAGACCGCGTTGAACGCGGCGCAGGCGCTGCGGCCGCGGGACCTGTCGCTCCAAAGCGACCTGGCCAACCTGGCCTTTACCCGGGGCGACACCACGGCGGCGCTCCAGCGCTTCCAGACGTTGCTTCGCATGGACTCGACCTATGCCGACGGCTGGCTCAACCTGGGCATCGTCTACGCCGTGTCCGGCGATGTGGCCTCGGCGCGGAAGGCGTGGGAAACCGCGCTCCGGCACAAGCCGGGCGACCCCGACGCGACGGCGTACCTGAACCAGTTGAAGAGCGGTCAATGA